GGGAAGGCACGGGGTGCCCCTGCGAGCCCTGAGTCCTTAATAAGCTCCCCTCCAGAATCATGGAGGCTGGGGGCCGCAGTGCTGCCAACCCACCCCGGGCTTCGCATCCGAAGCCCTTCGGAGAGCTGTCGGTCTGCGCTGTGCTTCGCTGGGGCCAGCCGCACCAGCTGGTAATGGATCCAGCAAAGGTTTGGGAGGCAGCAGCCGGGCGGcgtggggctgtccccaggcgTGGCTGGGCAACGCCAGCGCTGCTGCTCACGGCGGGTGTGCGAGAGACCTACCCGGGGAGGAAACTGACTCAGAGGAGCCATAAAACGACACAAAACAGCCCAGAGGAACAAGACTTGCCTTGCCTTTTTAGAGGTGTGacaagaaaggggaaaaaaaaaaaaaagggaggataAACTTTCCGAGCTGTGTGCTCTTTGGGGCGTTGTGTGCTCGTTTAAAAATACCCAGATTTCCttccataaataaaaaaggacgGTAATATTTCCTCTGGGGAGAGGCTCGAAATTTGGAAAATCCCGATAGCTCTTTTGGCTGAGCCACAGAGCACCTGGGCGAAGACCAAGCGGTGCAGCAGCGGGTGGGAAACGTGGGTGGAAACGCAGGTAAGATTGCTGAGGAGCAGAGCCGCTGTGATTTCGCACAGCTGACGTGCCTTTCAGGTGCCACCTTTGACTTCGCCTCTGGTCATAGCTCTCAGTAATGtgcagctgtttgctttttttttttcttcttttccttttttttttttttttttttttgctgtttgctttggacAAGCTGTTACATGAGCACGCAGCGATGTGCCAGCTCCGGAGGAAGCTGGATGGAAGTAAATTCCCTTCCTGGGTTTGTCATCCGCGCCGCTGGTTTTGCATTGCAGGGGAGATGAGGCCAGTCTTACAGACACCCCGCTGCCCTCCAGAGGGACCCGCCGAGGGGTTTTAGAGCAGCCTCTACGCAAGGACCCCGTGCAGGAGCGGATTTGGAGGTGGTTTTCCCATCTCAGGAAGCCGGAGGACACCCGAGCATCCCGCACAGAGGGAGCCCCGGGGCTCCAGGTGGTGCGGGGTGGCtgggtgtgctgctgctgctggagcccttGGGGTTTTGTAACAGTGACTCGGCGAGTGCATCCGCTGCCACGGCTGTGTTGGTTAATCAGTGCCTCGTTTAGCAGCTGCCCTGTTGTGCAAAAGTGCTTTGTTTGGATCTCTGGAGAGCAGGAGGTAAAGAAACTGCGTTTGGTGCTGCGCAGGGGGTACTGGAGGGCAGTGACCGTTTTACTCGGCCAGTTCTTGTCCCAGTGCCCAGGTCGTTGCCTCTGGTGCCTGCAGCGTCCCGGGGTCTCAGCGGGGCTCAGCTGATTCCAATGACACTGCGCGCCCTGGGAGACGCCTGGGTCTTGTGGGCGTCTCACTGCTCCGCTCGCTGCGCCGCTCTGGGGGCAGAAGGGTGCTGTGACGATGGGAACCCTGAACTGAAAggggtgggagaggggaaaagcaggGCGGCTGGGAGGGGGGTCAGCGACGCCCCCAGATCTGTGGCCGTGCCATGCTCTGGCTCCCGGGAGTCAGGCCAGGCTGGCAGAGACAGGGTGAGAATGAGAGCCCTGGACGGGGAAGTGGTTCGGGGGCTCCGAGGACCCCATGCAGCTGGGGTTGTTCCAGCTTGGTGCACAGATAACCACGGGCAGTGCTGCGTTAACCACCCGGAGCTCCTCCTCTCCATTAACTCCAGACTGCGCTGCTGTAGCCTAAATAAGAAATGATGCACAAGGTTGCCCCGGGGGGCCCAAAGTCCGCCTTATCTCGCGGTGTCTGGCCAGGGAGCTTCTGGCAAGCGAAGCCTTCGCTCCCCACACTGCTTCCAGCCGCAGCCCGCCTCCTGCACCCTGTGTTTGGGAACAGCCTCTCCTtgagcccccgcagccccccgctgCAGCGGGAGGCGTCGCTGGAGGCTGGGACCCGCTTTGATGATAAGAGTTCAGTGGCACGGGTGCGGGGTTGCGCCAGGAAGGGACAGGGGACAGCAGGGTCTGAAGTCCTGCGGCCGTTAGCTTAGCGGGACGGAGCGATAGCAGCGTGGATTTTGGCCCCTGGGTGGGATCTGTGCCAGGCCGGGCGGATGAACCCCTGGCCATCACGCAGCAGGACCAGGATCTGCAGGGAGATGCCGTGCACGGGCTGAGGAAGCCCTGCCCAAACCCTGCCACCGCTTGGCTCGGGGCTGGGGCGCGCTTCGCCGTGAAAATGCACGAGGTGGGCTGGGAAAAGTCGAGGTAAAGCCTGCCTTTTACTGAAGCCACGCAGCGGGAGCAGGGACGGCGTGGTCCAGCACGTCCCAGGTGCTGGGGGGGCCGGGCAGCCCTGCGGGTCCTCCAGGGAAATGTCTGCCCCCTCCTCGGCGAGAGCAGTGCCTCCAGGAAACATCATCACGGAGCAGCGGGTGGTGTCTGCTCATCCCGTGGGCATGAGGAAACGCAGCCACGATGCAGAGCTGTGGCCCCAGGTGGCCGTGTGGGATGCGTTCCCAGGCTTCGCAGCCGTGGCTTGGTGCGTTTTTGGCTCACGGCGCCaggctgtgctccagcagccccccccccagcagcagccggTCCTGCGGGTCGGTGCAAaaccccagcagccagccccatgCAGCACGGCTCGTGGGGTGTCAGGAGGACTGGTGCTTTGGGAGGGCTAAAACATGCTGGTTTCACTAGAAAAGGTGCAAAAAAGACCCAGCCGAATTTGTCTCGGGCCCCTTTTCTCACCGTCTGCCCCGTGCTAGCCATGCCTGTTGGATGGGGATGGTTGGGGGGCAGGCAGAAACCACAGCATTCCTCCTCTCTCTTCAAAGTACCCAAGCTGcaataaaaatggggaaaaaaaaagtggaaccAAGCCTGCCGGTGGCTGCCCAGGTGACCGAGGCTGCGGGGGAGGTGGATCCAGGCTGGGTTCATTCCACAGGGAACCATCGCTGCCCCGCGGGGCTCCTCCCAAAGCGCTTTCTCAGCTACAGCTGATGCGGGGGAGAATCAAGCAGGAGCCTGCTCAGGTGTACTCGCCCTGCAGGTACACTGCAATTACGTTCTCAGGTGTTGATCTGGGAAACAGTTTCCTTATCTGAGTGTATCTCGAGCTGAGCCTCTGAAGTCTTAAAGCCCCGTGGACGGAAAGCCGTGTTCTGCCTCCAGCGGCGGCAGCAAACGCCCTGAGGCTTGTGTTTCCAAAGGAGCTTTCTGATGTTGCCTGTTTACTGCAGCCTGCATGTGAAATCCTGAATTCCCACCTCCCAGGATAATTGGTGAGAGAGAGCGCCAGCTTCTCATGACGACGGCTGTAGGTggaagcaggaggaggcagacTTGGTTTCTCCGAGCCGGGCGCTGCCAGTTGTACAAACGTTACCCAAACGCATCATTTGTCTTCATAGCTTCACTGGAAACCTCTCCGAAGCACAGTGACGGCCGCTGTAATTCTGTGCAGTGGAATTATTCCTACAGCAAATGTACAAATTTGTCCCCTCTGAGGACAGGGACGCTGCCGAGAGGCTCCCGGCTGAGAGATCTCAGAGGGCAGACAGAATTTGAGGGGGAGCggtattttttttagcagaaatgtcatgcacttttttttttcttttcttgaactTGAACAGAAGTTGGCGTCTTGGCGAAGCAGTACCTTGAGCGAGGCCTTCTGGTGCCGGACCACGTCATCACGCGCGTGATGATGACGGAGCTGGAGAAGCGGCGAGCGGAGCACTGGCTGCTCGACGGTGAGCGCCTCCGGGCGGGAGGGTGGCAGGGGCCTTTCAAACGTCATCGTGCTGCCGAGGGgtttgcagcagcaggggagagaAGACCAGAGGTGCCTTTTGGggtcctgctggcagcaggagtgGGGACGGGTGGCACTGAGCCTCTCGCAAGGGCAGTGCTTTCAGGGCCCGCCGTGAAAtccacctatttttttttgcgGTAAACCGAGAACTTGAGGAAGGGCTCCACAGCCTTTCAGTTGCagggcttaaaaaaataagaaaaggttCGCCCCGAGCTCCGGCTGCCCTCGTGGAGGTGCTGCGGACAGCCACGGAGGCCTGGGAGCGGGAGGAGGCAGGTCCTGATGGCAGCACCCAGAAGGGATttggggagggatggggcaAGTAGCTGTGCCCTGGGGGGCCGGCAGCAGTGCCCTCAGCACTCTGGGACCTTGAGCCCTGTGGGGTCAGGCCGGGTTGAAGCAGCCCCTGAATTAATGGCACGTGAGAAGAGGAGGAGTAGCCAGTTATTAATAACCGTGAGCCTCATTTCATTACATTGAGGAACTTCTTTGATTGTTTCCGAAGTTTTTAggtcaaaagagaaaaaagctcaATCCCCGCTGTTAGAGTTTCGTTACTCTTATGATAACGCTGCTTAATCCATCTGCTGCTTGGCAAGCAGCACAGCGAGTGGCGCTGTACAAGCACACACCTATTTTCGCTCTGTTAAAACTCAAGTGTGTCAACATCCACGAGCGTGTGCACCCCCGTGCTCAGCTCCGGGCTCGTGCAGCGCGGGGCAGTTCTGGGCTGGTCTGTGGCGGTGCGTGGGAGCTACCCTCAGGCAGCACGGCTCGGGGAcgagctgctgccctgccaccGCTTTGTTCTGGATGCCTCACCGCAAGGAGCGTGCTTATTTCAAGCAGCCCATGCCCAAATAACAGCCCGACTTGACGTGGTAAAGCAGACCTCACGTATTCCTTCTCATAGCAACTCACTCATTAGCTGTGGTGGTGTCCTGACCGGCTCTCAGCGAGTAATTCTTTGCTTGGGAAAAGCCTGGGGTTTTTCAGATACTCACTGAGAGGCGGGGAGATGGGGCAGGTCCTCCTGGACATGGTTTCTCAGGAGAACACGAGCCTGCAGCGACCCGCCTGCTGTATTTTGGGAGCCGGTGCTGGAGGAGCTATTTTTTGTCGCAGCCATCTGGCGGATGCCTCTCTTTCACACCAGTTGGGCCGCAGCGAGGAGCTGTGCTATCTCTGCAGCGCCGCGGGGCGGGCAGACAAACGCTTTCCTGCCGCTTACCCGGCCCCTCTCTGCCGCGGCGTGTGCCCGCAGGATTCCCGCGGACGCTGGGGCAAGCCGAGGCGCTGGACAGGATCTGCGAGCTGGACCTGGTGATCAGCCTGAACATCCCCTTCGAGACGCTGAAGGACCGCCTGAGCGCCCGCTGGATCCACCCGGCGAGCGGCAGGGTCTACAACATGGAGTTCAACCCGCCCCACGTTCACGTAAGCGCCCGTAGCACCGGGGTCGTGTCTTCCCAGAGGGAGGCAGAGGTCAGAGGCGCTTTGTGCGGGCACAATCCTAAATTACCACTGGGGAAGAAATCCCATGTAGGAAGAcccaggggctgcggggcgccgCAGGGCTTTGTCCTTGGCAGCTGTCCCGCAGGAGTTGTGCGAAATGCGCCCAGCCAAGTGAGGTTTGTGTTAAGCCCCGAATGAAGGCGCTGCGACGTAACTGCCTCGAGCAGCACGGGGCAGCTctctggggagctgcagcccccggaTGGCGTTGGCCTTTCCGCAGGGCATCGACGACCTGACGGGCGAGCCGCTGGTCCAGCGCGAGGACGACAAACCCGAGGCCATCGCTGCCCGGCTGAGGAAGTACAAGGATGCTGCCAAGCCGGTCATAGAGCTGTACAAGTGAGTGGGACCGTGCGAACAAACCACGGCGTGCCCGTGAAAACCGGCACGGcccctgctgggtgctggggggcagatGGCTGCGCTCAGCAGCACGTCGGGCTCCACGGAGGTGGTGGCCTTGCGGAGTTGTTTGGGGGCAGGCATCCCCTGGCCGAGCTGGGAATAGTTCTGGGGTTGTGAGAtgctcccaggagctgctgaaagGGGGTGAggagcattttaaaaaggaaaa
This portion of the Oxyura jamaicensis isolate SHBP4307 breed ruddy duck chromosome 8, BPBGC_Ojam_1.0, whole genome shotgun sequence genome encodes:
- the AK4 gene encoding adenylate kinase 4, mitochondrial; translation: MASKVLRAVVLGPPGSGKGTVCERIARSFGLQHLSSGQFLRESLRRGGEVGVLAKQYLERGLLVPDHVITRVMMTELEKRRAEHWLLDGFPRTLGQAEALDRICELDLVISLNIPFETLKDRLSARWIHPASGRVYNMEFNPPHVHGIDDLTGEPLVQREDDKPEAIAARLRKYKDAAKPVIELYKSRGILHSFSGTETNKIWPYVYALLSNKIPPVHSEEEN